One part of the Syntrophomonadaceae bacterium genome encodes these proteins:
- a CDS encoding HAMP domain-containing protein codes for MDNQKNLPLAKWKQRMSLQTKIAISFVFMSLYLMLLMVLIFNYFAESLIPPEILATLFHRVAPLFITAGVMGVIISQLIVIKLVKKPVKELIDATERVSFGDFTKPATMYHKDELGWLTNCFNKMTSHLGYLVITAQEHAKHMLGRSEQYYDQVVLMEKRYMHIKSQVENLKGLVSNHQDSIYFQLVDLEKLLEEENIRLNDLKTQLGKLVRTASNMEIHLAQFKA; via the coding sequence TTGGATAACCAAAAAAACCTGCCGCTGGCAAAGTGGAAGCAGCGGATGAGCCTGCAAACTAAGATTGCCATTTCCTTTGTATTTATGAGCCTGTACTTGATGTTGCTAATGGTATTGATTTTTAATTATTTTGCTGAAAGCCTTATTCCACCCGAAATTTTAGCAACTCTTTTCCATCGGGTCGCACCCCTTTTTATAACAGCGGGAGTAATGGGGGTTATTATCAGTCAGCTTATTGTAATCAAGCTAGTTAAAAAGCCGGTTAAAGAGCTGATCGATGCTACAGAAAGAGTATCTTTTGGTGATTTTACAAAGCCAGCAACAATGTACCATAAGGATGAATTGGGATGGCTTACCAACTGCTTTAATAAAATGACCTCCCACCTGGGCTATCTGGTCATAACTGCTCAGGAGCATGCAAAACACATGCTTGGAAGAAGTGAGCAATACTATGACCAGGTTGTCTTAATGGAAAAGCGCTACATGCATATTAAGTCGCAGGTTGAAAACTTAAAGGGACTTGTCAGTAATCATCAGGACAGCATTTATTTCCAGCTGGTAGATTTAGAAAAACTTTTGGAAGAAGAAAACATCAGGTTAAATGATTTGAAGACCCAGTTGGGAAAACTGGTCAGGACGGCAAGCAACATGGAAATACACCTGGCGCAATTTAAGGCGTGA
- a CDS encoding type II secretion system F family protein, with protein sequence MMLLTIAALVFGVVFLIGKEFADGAARQDEALNDRILIVAGNAVPKNFRQLELSKSFFERVFKPLIARFSVLFTGKVFTRYQERLQETLQQAGSPGRLNPGEMLTIKFFLLAALPFTVFFFVTTGMGVIFKVLIIIISALIGWILPDIYINNLRQKRMALIQKDLPDTLDLLTVSVEAGLGFDAAMAKVVNRFENPLAKEFGRALQEIMVGQSRREALRQINSRTGVEDLQIFINSVIQADQLGIGIANVLRQQSDAIRTRRRQRIEEQAMKAPVKMLLPLVFFIFPSIFIVLLGPAVIQIIEGLSK encoded by the coding sequence ATGATGTTATTGACAATCGCAGCACTGGTCTTCGGAGTCGTGTTCTTAATTGGAAAAGAGTTTGCCGATGGTGCTGCCCGGCAAGATGAGGCTCTCAATGATAGAATTCTGATAGTTGCCGGTAATGCTGTGCCTAAGAACTTTCGCCAGCTGGAATTAAGCAAATCCTTTTTCGAACGGGTCTTCAAACCTTTAATCGCAAGATTTTCAGTGCTTTTCACAGGAAAGGTTTTTACGAGGTATCAGGAGCGCTTACAGGAGACTTTGCAGCAAGCGGGCAGTCCGGGACGTTTAAATCCCGGAGAAATGTTAACTATAAAATTCTTCTTATTGGCAGCCTTGCCATTTACGGTGTTCTTCTTTGTCACCACCGGCATGGGAGTGATTTTCAAAGTATTGATCATTATTATATCAGCGTTGATCGGATGGATACTGCCTGATATATATATAAACAACCTGAGGCAGAAAAGAATGGCCTTGATTCAAAAAGACTTGCCGGATACGCTGGATTTACTTACAGTAAGTGTTGAAGCCGGCCTGGGCTTTGATGCTGCTATGGCAAAAGTTGTGAATAGATTTGAAAATCCCTTAGCTAAAGAATTTGGTCGCGCACTGCAGGAAATAATGGTTGGACAGTCTAGGCGGGAAGCCCTGCGCCAGATAAACTCGCGCACAGGTGTAGAGGATTTGCAAATCTTTATTAATTCGGTGATCCAGGCTGACCAACTGGGAATCGGAATTGCTAATGTCTTAAGACAGCAGTCGGATGCCATTCGGACCAGAAGGCGGCAGAGGATAGAAGAGCAGGCCATGAAAGCTCCGGTAAAGATGCTGCTTCCCCTGGTTTTCTTTATTTTTCCATCTATTTTTATTGTTCTTTTAGGGCCGGCAGTTATTCAGATAATAGAGGGCCTAAGCAAATGA
- a CDS encoding DUF192 domain-containing protein has protein sequence MKYPCFYSLKNMNNQAYLANKALLADNFKSRLCGLIGKASLQPGEGLILTPCSSIHSFFMRFKLDVLFLDQAQRVVSLIKNMPPNRIGPVIKNSKWVAELPEGTIASSGTKIGDEIGIFIGGVRRVG, from the coding sequence ATGAAATACCCTTGTTTTTACTCCCTCAAAAACATGAATAACCAAGCCTATTTAGCAAACAAGGCGCTCTTAGCAGATAATTTCAAGTCCAGATTATGCGGCCTGATTGGCAAAGCCTCTTTGCAGCCCGGTGAGGGGTTAATCCTGACACCATGCAGCAGTATTCACTCGTTTTTTATGCGCTTTAAATTGGATGTATTATTCTTGGACCAGGCCCAACGGGTTGTCTCCTTGATCAAGAACATGCCTCCAAACCGGATCGGACCTGTGATCAAGAACAGCAAATGGGTGGCAGAACTGCCGGAAGGGACAATTGCCTCTTCGGGAACTAAAATAGGGGACGAAATAGGAATTTTTATCGGAGGAGTGAGGAGAGTTGGATAA